A single region of the Vanacampus margaritifer isolate UIUO_Vmar chromosome 13, RoL_Vmar_1.0, whole genome shotgun sequence genome encodes:
- the usp24 gene encoding ubiquitin carboxyl-terminal hydrolase 24 isoform X2, which translates to METEEEQHITTLLCMGFQDPDVIRKALRLAKNDINEAVGLLTNESPGLGYGYEPMESGPAPALSTSGDGETSGRTGTGGFDPPPAYHDVVDGERSNDENGNCSGGSMEFPTTNLYELESRVFTDHWSIPYKREESLGKCLIASTCLARHGLADADENCKRFMERCMPEAFKKLLTSSAVHKWGTEIHEGIYNMLMLLVELVAERVKQDPVPVNLMGVLAMAFNPDNEYHFKNRMKACQRNWAEVFGDEANMFAVSPSNTYQKEPHGWLVDLVNQFGELGGFTAIQTKLNVDEIEIACVSALVQPLGVCAEYLNSSLVQPMLDPVIHKMITYVQNLEEKDLKDKRLVSIPDLLSAIKLLCMKFQREMVTVVDDLRLDTLLRMLKTPHFSTKMNSLKEVTKLIEESTVAKTVKNAIDTDKLLDWLVENSVLSIALEGNIDQAQYCERIKGIIELLGSKLSLDELSKIWRIQAGQSSTVIENIHTIIAAAAVKFSFDQLTHLFVLIQKSWEVESDRVRQKLLSLIGRIGREARSESTTGKVLEVLWELAHLPTLPTSLVQQALEEHLGILSDAYAVKETIKRNYIIKCIEDIKKASQPSSPQAVWVVPALRQLHEITRSFIKQTYQKQDKSIIQDLKKNFEIVKLITGSLVCCHRLAVTAAGNGCLSGSTMVDGRYTYQEYLDGHLRFLAFFLQEASLYLVWNRAKELWECLVSGPDVCELDREMCFEWFTKGQHDLESDVQQQLFKEKILKLEPYEITMNGFNLFKTFFENVNLCDHRLKRQGTQLCVERLDLAGMDFIWRIAMETPDEEIANEAIQLIITYSYTNLNPKMKKDSVSLHKKFIADCYKRLEAASSALGGPTLTHAVTRATKMLTATAMPTVATSVQSPSRSTKLVIIERLLLLAERYVITIEDMYSVPRTILPHGASFNGHPVTLHITYESTKDTFTLETHSNETIGSIRWKISEHLSCPVDNVQIFANDSVLTMNRDQKLLSQLGFSDEQSLTVKSSGTGTPSGSSESSASASSSSSSAVFNSAYALEQEKSLPGVVMALVCNVFEMLYQLANLDESRITLRVRKLLLLIPTDPEVQDALDNFVPKESSVWSHQKTLFTLGQGTGSRSPSMASKNQHQPSAASILESLFRSSAPGMSTFRVLYNLEVLSSKLMPTSDDEMAKTSSKSFCDNFLKAGGLSLVVNVMQRDSIPSEVDYETRQGVYSICLQLARFLLVGQSMPMALDDDVIRDGEALSSRPFRNAGRTGRQLSLCATPEKSSYRQMSLSERSSIRVEEIIPAARVAIQTMEVGDFTSTVACFMRLTWAAAAGRLDLVGSPQTIRETHGSLLSQGVRTRVSSTGSNCSSSSEGETTPTALHAGICVRQQSVSTKDAIIAREALSLLVTCLQLRCQQLSSFYNLPSVNDFIIDVLLGSPSGEIRRVACDQLYTLSQSDTSGFAEVQKPNLFLLSVILTAQLPLWSPTSVMRGVNQRLLSQCTEYFDLRCQLLDDLTTSEMEASHVITATMLEDEISWLDNFEPSWSSEMETSEADNILLAGHLRLIKTLLSLCGKEKEHLGPSLIQQLLDDFLFRASRIIINTSNSTASPAPSHDFHPKCSTASSRLAAYEVLVMLADSSLSNLRLITRELLSMHHQSDPSLCKEFDYLPPVESRSVSGFVGLKNGGATCYMNAVFQQLYMQPGLPEAFLSIEDDTDQPDESVFYQVQSLFGHLMESKLQYYVPENFWKIFKMWNKELYVREQQDAYEFFTSLVDQLDEHLKKMGREQIFKNTFQGIFSDQKICKDCPHRYEREETFMALNLGVTSCQSLEISLDQFVRGEVLEGSNAYYCEKCKEKRTTVKRTCIKSLPSVLCIHLMRFGFDWESGRSIKYDEQIRFPWVLNMEPYTVSGMARQDCSGEGGEGRGDGTSGGSPRKKVTISENYELVGVVVHSGQAHAGHYYSFIKDRRGSSRGRWYKFNDNVVEEFDMNDETLEYECFGGEYRPKVYDQSNPYPDVRRRYWNAYMLFYQKISEQNSPVLPKKSRVSIMRQEAEDLTLSAPSSPDVSPQSSPRPPRANNDRLTLLTRLVRKGEKKGLFVEKMPASIYQMVRDENLKFMRNRDVYNSDYFNFTHCLASVNATKLKHPDYQAMAKESLQLAVHFLLHTYLHTKKKLRVDTEEWMATVEILLSKSSAACQWMIQYLVAPEGREMTRICLLECGMREVRVVVASILEKTLESALHFADPGLDGLTDALLSLLDKDVPENVKNCAQYFSLFSSFSQKGCDACQLLLKHSAYRRMLLFLLGPNRQNNQNRRWSPAQAREFLHLHSTLALITANSDLDSQRTHAPEGFSLYVGSSIPSSKPLLPLHADILATVFTPEGQPYLLEVMFAMRELSGPLTPLIEMVTYCSFCNEPFSLGVLQLLKTQLETAPPHELKNIFHMLQELLVVQDPLQSQRLKYAFESEKGLLALMHQSNNVDSRRCYQCVKFLVTLAQKCAPAKDYFKDLSGHWSWAVQWLQKKMTEHYWTPQSNVSNETSTNKSFQRTISAQDTLAYATALLNEKEQSGSSNGSDGSPANENAERSLRQGSESPMMLGDSKSDLEDVDP; encoded by the exons ATGGAGACCGAAGAGGAGCAGCACATCACCACGCTCCTCTGCATGGGCTTTCAGGACCCCGACGTGATAAGGAAGGCGCTCCGCTTGGCAAAGAACGACATCAACGAGGCGGTCGGGCTCCTGACCAACGAAAGCCCGGGACTCGGCTACGGATATGAGCCCATGGAGAGCGGGCCTGCCCCCGCCTTGAGTACAAGCGGCGACGGGGAGACGAGCGGGAGAACCGGCACGGGGGGCTTCGACCCTCCGCCCGCTTACCACGACGTCGTTGACGGGGAG AGGAGCAATGATGAGAACGGAAACTGCTCCGGCGGCAGCATGGAGTTCCCCACCACCAACCTGTACGAGCTGGAGAGCCGAGTGTTCACCGACCACTGGTCCATTCCGTACAAAAGGGAGGAGTCACTGGGCAAATGCCTCATCGCATCTACTTGCCTCGCCCGACACG GCCTCGCAGACGCCGACGAGAACTGCAAGAGGTTCATGGAGCGCTGCATGCCGGAAGCCTTTAAGAAG TTGCTTACAAGCAGCGCCGTACATAAATGGGGCACGGAGATCCACGAGGGAATCTACAACATGCTGATGCTGCTGGTGGAACTGGTGGCCGAGCGGGTCAAGCAGGACCCGGTTCCCGTCAACCTAATGGGTGTCTTGGCGATG GCCTTCAACCCGGACAACGAGTATCATTTTAAGAATCGGATGAAGGCATGTCAGAGGAACTGGGCTGAAGTGTTTGGAGACGAGGCCAACATGTTTGCGGTTTCTCCAAGCAACACCTATCAGAAA GAGCCTCACGGTTGGCTGGTGGATTTAGTCAATCAA TTTGGAGAGTTGGGAGGATTCACCGCCATCCAGACGAAGCTCAACGTGGACGAGATTGAAATAGCT TGTGTATCCGCTCTGGTCCAGCCTCTCGGCGTTTGTGCCGAATACCTCAACTCCAGCCTTGTCCAG CCTATGCTTGATCCAGTCATCCATAAAATGATCACATATGTACAGAACCTGGAGGAAAAGGACCTCAAAGACAAG CGGCTGGTGAGCATCCCTGACCTGTTGTCGGCCATCAAGCTGCTGTGTATGAAGTTCCAGAGGGAGATGGTCACAGTGGTGGATGACCTGCGGCTCGACACGTTGCTGCGCATGCTCAAAACCCCCCATTTCTCCACCAAGATGAACTCCCTCAAAGAG GTGACAAAGTTAATAGAGGAGAGCACGGTAGCGAAGACTGTGAAGAATGCTATAGATACAGATAAACTGCTAGACTGGCTTGTGGAGAACTCTGTCCTGTCAATAGCACTAGAGG GCAATATTGATCAGGCTCAGTACTGTGAGAGAATAAAGGGAATCATTGAGCTGCTGGGAAGTAAACTCTCCCTTGATGAACTCTCCAAGATCTGGAGGATACAG GCCGGCCAGTCGTCTACTGTGATCGAAAACATACACACAATCATCGCCGCCGCCGCGGTCAAGTTCAGCTTCGATCAGCTCACCCACCTGTTTGTGCTCATACAGAAG AGCTGGGAGGTGGAGAGCGATCGCGTCAGGCAGAAGCTGCTCAGTCTGATCGGGAGGATCGGCAGGGAGGCGCGCTCTGAAAGCACCACCGGCAAG GTGCTGGAGGTGCTTTGGGAGTTGGCGCACCTCCCCACGCTGCCCACCAGTCTGGTTCAGCAGGCGCTGGAGGAGCACCTGGGGATCTTGAGCGACGCCTACGCTGTCAAGGAGACCATCAAACGCAACTACATCATTAAATGCATCGAGGACATCAAGAAG GCTTCTCAGCCGAGCAGCCCTCAAGCAGTTTGGGTGGTACCCGCCTTGCGTCAGTTGCACGAGATCACCCGCTCCTTCATCAAGCAGACCTACCAAAAGCAAGACAAG agcaTCATCCAAGACCTGAAAAAGAACTTTGAGATCGTCAAGCTGATCACAGGTTCCCTTGTTTGCTGCCATCGACTTGCGGTGACCGCGGCAGGGAACGGTTGCCTGTCCGGCTCCACCATGGTGGATGGAAGATACACCTACCAGGAG TACCTGGATGGCCACCTGCGCTTCCTGGCCTTCTTCCTCCAGGAGGCCAGCCTCTACCTAGTCTGGAACCGGGCCAAGGAGCTCTGGGAATGCCTGGTGTCCGGCCCGGATGTGTGTGAACTGGACCGTGAG ATGTGTTTCGAATGGTTCACCAAAGGCCAGCATGATCTAGAGAGCGATGTTCAACAGCAGCTCTTCAAGGAGAAGATACTGAAATTGGAGCCATATGAGATCACCATGAACG GTTTCAACCTGTTTAAGACCTTCTTTGAGAACGTCAATCTGTGTGATCATCGACTAAAACGCCAAGGAACTCAGCTG TGCGTGGAACGCCTTGACCTGGCAGGGATGGACTTTATCTGGCGTATCGCCATGGAAACCCCTGATGAAGAGATAGCCAATGAAGCGATTCAGCTCATTATCACGTACAGCTACACCAACCTCAACCCCAAAATGAAGAAG GATTCAGTATCTTTGCACAAGAAATTCATTGCAGATTGTTATAAGAGACTAGAG GCAGCCAGTTCGGCCTTGGGCGGCCCTACTTTGACCCACGCGGTTACGAGAGCGACCAAGATGCTGACAGCCACCGCCATGCCCACGGTGGCCACGTCTGTACAATCACCTTCCAG ATCCACGAAGCTGGTCATAATAGAAAGACTGCTGTTGTTGGCTGAACGCTATGTCATCACTATAGAG GATATGTACTCAGTTCCTCGCACTATACTACCTCACGGGGCTTCCTTCAACGGACACCCTGTCACTCTTCACATCACTTATGAGTCAACCAAAGACACGTTCACCTTAGAG ACCCACAGTAATGAGACGATAGGAAGCATCCGGTGGAAGATATCCGAGCACTTGAGCTGTCCGGTGGATAATGTCCAGATCTTTGCCAATGATAGTGTG TTGACCATGAACCGGGACCAGAAACTGCTGTCCCAGCTCGGCTTTAGCGACGAGCAGAGCCTGACTGTGAAGAGCTCCGGGACGGGCACGCCTTCGGGCAGCTCCGAGTCGTCCGCCTCAGCCTCCAGCAGTTCCAGCTCGGCCGTTTTCAACTCCGCTTACGCCCTGGAGCAG GAGAAGTCCCTGCCTGGTGTTGTTATGGCGCTGGTGTGCAATGTGTTTGAGATGCTTTACCAGCTGGCTAACTTGGATGAAAGCAG GATCACTCTGCGTGTAAGAAAGCTACTCCTCCTGATCCCAACAGATCCTGAGGTGCAGGACGCTCTTGACAATTTTGTCCCCAAAGAATCCAGCGTGTGGAGCCATCAG AAGACATTGTTCACCCTTGGCCAGGGGACAGGCTCTCGCTCACCATCTATGGCCTCTAAAAATCAACACCAACCCAGCGCCGCGTCCATCCTGGAGTCTTTGTTCAGGTCCTCAGCCCCGGGCATGTCTACCTTTAGAGTGCTTTACAACCTGGAG GTGCTGAGTTCAAAACTCATGCCCACATCTGATGACGAGATGGCTAAAACCAGCAGCAAGTCCTTCTGTGACAACTTCCTCAAAGCAGGAGGCCTCAG TCTGGTGGTGAATGTTATGCAAAGAGACTCCATCCCATCAGAGGTGGACTATGAGACCCGACAAGGCGTCTACTCCATCTGTCTTCAGTTGGCCAG GTTCCTCCTGGTTGGCCAGAGTATGCCCATGGCActggatgatgatgtcatccggGACGGCGAGGCGCTGTCGTCCCGCCCGTTCCGCAACGCGGGCCGCACTGGCCGCCAGCTGTCTCTCTGTGCCACACCGGAGAAGTCCTCCTACAGGCAGATGTCGCTGTCTGAGCGCTCGTCCATCAGAGTGGAGGAGATCATACCCGCTGCTCGTGTGGCTATTCAG ACCATGGAGGTGGGCGACTTCACCTCCACTGTAGCCTGTTTCATGCGACTGACCTGGGCGGCGGCGGCAGGGCGACTGGATCTTGTCGGCAGCCCGCAGACCATCAGAGAGACCCATGGCTCACTTCTATCTCAGGGAGTGCGCACCCGGGTCAGTAGCACAG gaaGTAACTGCAGCTCCAGCAGCGAGGGAGAGACCACGCCCACCGCACTGCACGCCGGCATTTGCGTCCGGCAGCAGAGCGTCTCCACCAAAGATGCCATCATCGCTCGTGAGGCTCTGTCGCTCCTGGTCACCTGCCTGCAGCTACGCTGTCAGCAGCTTT CCTCTTTTTACAACCTGCCTTCTGTCAACGACTTCATCATTGATGTGCTGCTGGGATCTCCCAGCGGAGAG ATCCGCCGTGTGGCCTGTGACCAGCTGTACACTCTCAGCCAATCAGACACATCCGGCTTCGCTGAGGTGCAGAAACCCAACTTGTTCCTGCTCTCCGTCATCCTCACTGCTCAACTGCCACTGTGGAGTCCCACTTCGGTTATGAGAGGAGTCAACCAGAG ATTGCTGTCCCAGTGCACGGAATACTTTGACCTGCGATGTCAGCTACTGGATGATCTAACAA CTTCGGAGATGGAGGCGTCACATGTCATCACCGCCACCATGCTAGAGGACGAAATCTCTTGGCTGGACAACTTCGAACCCAGCTGGAGCTCGGAGATGGAGACCAGCGAGGCGGACAACATCCTCCTGGCGGGACACCTGCGGCTCATCAAGACCTTGCTCTCGCTTTGCGGCAAGGAGAAGGAACACCTCG GCCCATCGCTGATCCAGCAGCTGCTGGATGACTTCCTGTTCCGAGCGTCACGCATCATCATCAACACCTCCAACTCCACCGCCTCCCCGGCCCCCAGCCACGATTTCCACCCCAA GTGCAGCACAGCCAGCAGCCGTCTGGCGGCCTACGAGGTCCTGGTGATGCTGGCCGACAGCTCCCTCTCCAACCTGCGACTGATCACCAGAGAGTTGCTCTCCATGCACCACCAGTCCGACCCGTCGCTCTGTAAAGAGTTTGAT TATCTACCACCTGTAGAGAGCCGCTCGGTTTCGGGTTTTGTGGGCCTGAAGAATGGTGGAGCCACGTGTTATATGAATGCTGTTTTCCAGCAGCTATACATGCAGCCGGGCTTACCAGAG GCGTTCCTGTCTATTGAGGACGACACAGACCAGCCCGATGAGAGTGTCTTCTACCAGGTTCAGTCTTTGTTTGGTCACCTGATGGAGAGCAAACTTCAGTACTACGTCCCGGAGAACTTCTGGAAG ATCTTCAAGATGTGGAACAAAGAGTTGTATGTACGAGAGCAGCAGGACGCGTATGAATTCTTCACCAGCCTGGTGGACCAGCTTGACGAACATCTCAAG AAAATGGGCCGAGAGCAAATCTTCAAAAACACGTTTCAGGGCATCTTTTCCGACCAAAAAATCTGCAAAGACTGTCCTCATCG GTACGAGCGTGAAGAGACGTTCATGGCGCTGAACCTCGGTGTGACGTCCTGCCAGAGTCTGGAGATCTCACTGGACCAGTTTGTCCGAGGGGAGGTTCTGGAGGGCAGCAACGCTTACTACTGTGAGAAATGCAAGGAAAAG AGGACCACGGTAAAGAGGACATGCATCAAATCCCTTCCCAGTGTTCTCTGCATCCATCTCATGCGCTTCGGCTTTGATTGGGAAAGCGGACGCTCCATCAAATATGACGAACAGATTCGG TTCCCCTGGGTGCTAAACATGGAGCCGTACACCGTGTCCGGCATGGCGCGTCAAGACTGCAGCGGGGAGGGCGGCGAGGGGCGAGGCGATGGCACGTCCGGAGGATCACCCAGGAAGAAGGTCACCATTTCTGAGAACTACGAGCTGGTGGGCGTGGTGGTCCACAGCGGTCAGGCGCACGCCGGCCACTACTACTCCTTTATTAAAGATAGACG TGGCAGCTCACGTGGACGTTGGTACAAGTTCAATGACAACGTGGTAGAGGAGTTTGACATGAACGACGAAACTCTGGAGTACGAGTGCTTCGGAGGAGAGTACCGGCCCAAAGTTTACGACCAGT CCAACCCCTACCCCGACGTGAGAAGAAGATACTGGAATGCCTACATGTTGTTTTATCAGAAAATCAGCGAGCAGAACTCGCCTGTCCTGCCCAAAAAAAGCAGAGTCAGCATCATGAGGCAGGAAGCAGAGGACCTAACACT GTCCGCACCCTCCTCGCCCGACGTCTCGCCGCAGTCGTCTCCTCGCCCCCCCAGAGCCAACAACGACCGCCTCACCCTGCTCACCCGCCTGGTCCGCAAGGGTGAGAAGAAGGGCCTGTTCGTGGAGAAGATGCCCGCCAGCATCTACCAG ATGGTGAGGGACGAGAATCTCAAGTTCATGAGGAACAGAGACGTCTACAACAGCGATTACTTCAACTTCACGCACTGCCTGGCCTCCGTCAATGCA ACAAAGCTGAAGCACCCCGACTACCAGGCCATGGCGAAAGAAAGTCTCCAGCTGGCTGTCCATTTCCTCCTCCACACCTACCTGCACACTAAAAAGAAGCTCCG CGTGGACACCGAGGAGTGGATGGCCACCGTGGAAATTTTGCTGTCAAAAAGCAGTGCCGCTTGCCAGTGGATGATTCAGTACCTGGTTGCACCTGAGGGACGAGAGATGACCAG gatttgtCTGTTGGAGTGCGGCATGAGGGAGGTGCGGGTGGTGGTGGCGTCCATCCTGGAGAAGACCCTGGAGAGCGCGCTGCATTTTGCCGACCCGGGTCTGGACGGCCTGACTGATGCGCTGCTCTCGCTGCTGGACAAGGACGTACCCGAGAATGTGAAGAACTGCGCTCAGTACTTCAGCCTCTTCAGTAGCTTCTCTCAAAAG GGTTGTGACGCATGTCAACTGTTGTTGAAACACTCGGCCTATCGTCGGATGCTCCTTTTCCTTCTGGGACCCAATCGCCAAAATAACCAG AACCGGCGGTGGAGTCCGGCCCAGGCTCGAGAGTTTCTCCACCTCCACAGCACTCTGGCGCTTATCACAGCAAACTCGGACCTCGATTCCCAGCGAACGCACG CTCCAGAAGGGTTCAGCCTGTATGTTGGCAGCAGCATCCCGTCCTCCAAGCCACTCCTGCCCCTCCATGCAGACATCCTGGCAACTGTCTTCACCCCAGAGGGACAACCCTATCTTCTCGAG GTGATGTTCGCCATGCGAGAGCTTTCGGGCCCCTTGACGCCTCTCATCGAGATGGTGACCTACTGCTCCTTCTGCAACGAGCCTTTCTCCTTGGGGGTGCTGCAGCTCCTCAAG ACGCAGCTGGAGACTGCGCCGCCTCACGAGTTGAAGAACATCTTTCACATGCTGCAGGAGCTTCTG GTCGTGCAGGACCCTCTCCAGTCCCAGAGGCTCAAGTATGCCTTTGAATCGGAGAAAGGCCTGCTGG CTTTGATGCACCAGAGCAACAATGTGGACAGCAGACGTTGCTACCAGTGTGTCAAGTTCTTGGTCACGTTGGCCCAGAA GTGTGCTCCAGCCAAGGATTACTTCAAGGACCTGTCTGGTCATTGGAGCTGGGCAGTGCAGTGGCTCCAGAAGAAG ATGACGGAACATTATTGGACGCCACAGAGTAACGTGTCCAATGAGACGTCCACCAATAAGAGCTTCCAGCGCACTATTTCGGCGCAG GACACGCTGGCCTACGCTACGGCCTTGCTGAACGAGAAGGAGCAGTCGGGCAGCAGCAACGGATCCGACGGAAGCCCCGCCAACGAGAACGCCGAACGCAGCCTGAGACAG GGATCCGAGTCTCCCATGATGCTCGGCGATTCCAAAAGCGACCTGGAGGACGTGGACCCttaa